The Geothrix oryzae DNA window TGTGCCGCGGGCCATCCCGTTCGTCTACATCGCCCCCGCCGCCGGCTCCAACTGGCCCCTGGTGATCTACCAGCACGGCATCACGAGCCAGAAGGAGACCGCGATCGCCCTGGCCCAGACCCTCACCACCGTGGGCCGCGCCATCGTGGCCATCGACCTGCCCCTGCACGGCGCCCTGGCCATTCCCGCCCACCAGATCGCCGGCGGCGATTCGGCCACGGTCAAGGGACAGAAGCAGCAGGCCTGGGGCCAGGACTTCATGGCCATCGGCGCGCCCCTGGCCACCCGCTCCAACATCCAGCAGGCCGCCTTCAACCTGAACCGCCTGGAGCTCACCGTCGCCGTGGGCGGCTTCGCCGCCCTGTCCGCCCCGCCCTCCAACACGGGCATGCGCTTCGTGGGCCACAGCCTCGGCTCCATCGTCGGCACCTACTACCTGGCCGGCAACACCACCCTGGCCACCACCGGCGCGCCCTACACCCAGACCACCCTCAACAACGACATGAAGGGCTACCTGTCCGTCCCCGGCGGCCGGCTGGCCTACCTCATCCAGAACAGCCCCTCCTTCGGCCCCGCCGTGGATGCCGGCCTGGCGGCCGTGGGCATCGTCAAGAACACGCCCACCTACCACCAGTTCTTCCAGGTGACCCAGAGCGTGGTGGATCCCGCGGATCCCGCCACCATGACCACGCCCCTGGCCGCGGGCCTGCCGAGCCGCCTCTCCAACCGCGTGGCCATCCAGGAATCCGTGGGTGATGTCGTCATCGGCAACCCCTACACCCGCTACCTGGGCAACGCCCTCGGCGGCCGGGAAGTCCTGGGCGCCGCGGGCGCGGCCGTGGCCCCCGGCTTCAAGCAGCTGGCCTACTCCGCCGGCGGCACTCCCGCCCATGCGGCCGGCGTGCCCGCCCAGTTCATGTTCACCCTCACCGCGGGCGCGCCGGCGCCCAAGGTCGCCAACGCCGCCGTGGCCATCACCGCCACCACGCCGACGGAAGGCTACTTCCAGTTCGACCAGGCCGGCATCGGCCACAGCTCCCTGCTGGATCCCACCGCGAGCCTCGTGAACACCGGACTCCTGCAGAAGCAGATGCGCTACTTCCTGGGCGCCATGGGCACCACCCTCGTGGTGGATCCCACCCAGGGCGGCGCGACCCTGCCCCTGGCTCCCCTGGCCTTCCCCGAGGTCCAGGCGCCCGAGAAATACACCATCTTCGGCCACTGATCCCAGGGCCGCGAATGAAGAAGGCGGGGCTTCGGCCCCGCCTTCTTCATTCGCCTTCCAACTCCGGGAAGGCCTCGAGCAGTCGATTCCGGGCCTCCAGCAGCTCGGGCACGGCCGGATCCCGGCGGCGCAGGAAGCCGTGGATGGCCTGAAGGTCCTCCGCGGACCGTTCGAGGAGGGGCAGGGCCAGAAGGAGCGCCAGCAACGCCCCTGGAGCCACCAGGGCCGCCCACCCGCCCCAGCACCACCCGGCCAGCCCCGCCAGCACCGCCGCCCAGAGGGGATGGAGCAGGAGGCCCCCCAGCAACTTGAGGGTGGCCACCTGATCTCCTTCCTCCGTGAACCGGGCTGCGATCCAGTCCACGAGCCGGTACGAGGGCCAAAACGCGAGACCGGCCGGCAGGAGCAGGACCGTCAGGCCCAGCCGCCACGCGGCGCCCGGCAGCCAGCCCCGGATCTCGGCCCAGGGGTAGGGATGGCCCACCTGGTCGGGCCGGAGCCCCTGGGCGCGAAGCCAGCCTTGGGTGTCGTGCACCCGGGCCTCGAGGCCGGCGAGGGCCGCGGGCACCAGCGCCGCCAGCCGGGGCACCAGGGCCCGCACGCGGCGGCGGAGCGCCTCCAGATCCACCCGGCTGCCGGGAGCCTCGGCCAGCAGCCAGGCCACCTCCTGGGCCAGGGCCAGCACCCGCACCTCCGGATCCTGCAGGGTGAGCGGCCGCAGAGCCGCACGGATGCGGGCGGTCAGCTCCACCACCGCGTCGGGATCCGTACCCCGGCCGGCCAGGTCGCCCCAGGAAACCGGCTCCCCCACCCGGAGGAGGGCGCCGTGCCGGAAGGCCGCCCGATCCCCGTAGACCAGCCCCGCCGGGACCAGGAAGGGTGGCGTGGGGCTGGAGAGGGCGATGCGGGCGGCGCCGGTCTTGAGGGGGGCCAGATCCGCCCCCGTGTGGCTCACGCCTTCCGGGAACAGGACCACAGAGCCGCCCCGGGCCAGGACCTCGTGGACCTTCCGGAAGCACTGCTGGATGGATTCCGGCGTGGCGTCGCCATCCCTGGGTCGGGTCACGGGGATGGCCCGGAACGCGGCCAGGAAGGGCCGCAGGGGCGCCAGCTTCCAGAGGGTGGCCTTGGCCAGCCACCCCGCCCGGCGGTCCAGCGAGGCCGCAGCCGCCAAGGGGTCCAGCAGGCCGTTCGGGTGGTTGAGCAGGATCAGGCAGGGCCCCGGCGGCAGAGGCGGGCCTTCGCAGCGGAGCGCGCGGAACCAGATCCGCGCCAGGAACCGCGCCGTGCGGCTGGCGCCCACCTCAGGCCCGCGAGGGCCGGTGCCGCGCCCATCCCAGGGCCAGGCCGCTGAGGACGATGGCCGGCACCACCACCAGGAGGGCCCGCGCCAGGGCATCCCCGCCGGAGCTCCCCATGGCATGCAGCGCATCCGCCCGGCGGCCCACCCACTCGGGGCTGATGGCATCGCCCAGCAGGTGGATGAGCAGCACATTCACCGCCACGCCCGTGGCCCGGATGCTGGCGGGCAGGCTGCTGACGGTGAGGGCGTTGACCGGGCTGGTGTTCACGAAGAGCAGGAACATGCCCACGAAGAACAGCGCGTAGGCCGCACCCAGGTGACGGGTGCCCAGGGCCCATGCCACCACCGGGGCGGCGGCGAGCAGCGTGACGCCGGAGATCCCGGCCCCGGCATCGGGCCAGCGCTTCTGCCAGCGGTCCGTGAACCAGCCGCCGAGGAAGGTCCCCAGGATGCCCGTCACCACCGCCAGGCCGCCGAACACCAGGCCCGCCTTGGCCGTGGAGACCGCGAAGCGCCGCTGCAGCAGCGTCGGGCCCCAGGTGCTGAGGCCGCCCATGGCGAAGGTGTAGGCCACATAGCTGGCGGTACACGCCAGCCAGATGCGGTTGAGGAAGACATGCTTCAGGCGATGAAGGTACGGGGCGTTCGCATCGTCCTCCCGGGTGCCGTCCATGGCGCCGCGCACCGGATCGGCCTGGAGGGCCATCCAGAGGGCCAGGACCAGGCCCGGGAGGCCCGCCACCAGGAAGGAGGCCCGCCAGCCCCAGGCGCCCGCCACCAGGCCGCCCAGCCCGTACCCGAAGGCGCTGCCCAGAGGGATGGCCAGGTAGAACCAGGTGAAGGCCTTCGCCCGGTCGGATTCCGGGAAGCCGTCCGCCAGCATGGCCGGGCCCAGGCTGGCGTAGGCGGCCTCGCCCACGCCCACCAGGGAGCGCGTCACCAGGAGCGCCGGGTAGCTGTGCACGAAGGCGGCGCCCACGGTGGCGAGGCTCCACAAGGCGACGCCCCCGGCCACGAGGCGGGGGCGGTGGAAGCGGTCGGCCAGGTAGCCGAAGAGCGGCGCGGAGCACATGTAGACCGCGATGAAGACGAAGGTCAGGCGCCCCAGCTGGGCGTCGGACAGGTGCAGCTCCCGGCCCAGGGGCTCGAGAATCGCCGCGACGACATACCGATCCAGGTAGTTCACCAGGTTGATCCCGGTGAGCAGCAGGAGCAGCCGTCGCGCGGCGGTCATGATTTGGGGCTTAGGTATCGCGGAGGGTCCGGAGACCTACTTCTTCGGCGCGGCCGGCTTGGGGGCGGCGGGTTTCGCGGCGGCAGGCTTCGGCGCGGCGGCGGGGGTGCCCTCGGAGGCGTCCAGGCGCTTGGAGACCTCGGCGGTGAAGCCCTTCATCCAGGCCTCGTCGGCCCAGGAGAGGATCTGCACGGACTGGTCGGAGAAGACCATCTGGATCTTCTGCTCCTTGGCCAGCTGCTCGACGATGGGGCCCGCCAGCTTGGCGATCGATTCGCTGACCTTCTTCTCCACGCGCTGGTACTCGGCCTGGCTGTCCTCCTGCATCTTCTTGGCCTCGAACTCCAGGTCGCGGTAGCGCTTGGCCAGGGCTTCCTTCTTGTCCGGGTCCAGGCTGGGGGAGTTTAGCTGCTGCTGCAGGGTCTGCAGCTCCTGGCCCTTGGCCTGGAGCTTCTCCTGGAGGTTCTTGCCCGTGATCTCCAGCTCGGAGAAGATCGCGCCGGCCTTCTTGGAGCTGCGGACCAGCTGATTGATGCTGAAGAAGGCGAAGCGGGGCGCCTCCTGGGCCGCGGCGGGCACGGACAGGGCGGCGGACAGGCACAGGGCGGCCACGGAGGGGGCGAGCAGGCGCATGGGGATACTCCAGGGGGAAAGGGCCATTGTAGCGCGGGAGGACCGGGCCCCCCGGGAATGGATCAGAAGGTGGTGCCGATGGAGAACTGGAAGTCGGTCCTGCCCTCGGTGTCGAAGGGATAGGGATTCAGCTTGCGCGCCCAGATCAGGCGGAGCGGCGCGGGGCTGATGGGAAGGAAGAACCGGAACTCCAGGCCCGCCGAGCGGACCAGGGTGGGGTTGGTGTAGGTGATCACCGTGGAGGTTCCGTAGGGCGTGTAGCTCACAGAATCCTTGCTGAAGACCTTCGTGCCGCTGCCCCAGGCGTTGCCCGCGTCGTAGAAGAACACCAGCCGGAACTGGTCGGCGATCTTGAACTGGTACTCCAGGTTGGCGATGAACTGCTTGTTGCCGCCCACCACCACCGGCGTGCCGGTGTTGTCCAGCAGGACGCTGCCCACCTGGCCGAAGCGGTAGCCGCGGATGCTGTTCTCGCCGCCAGGCCGGTACAGGTCGTAGAGCGGCAGCTCCTCCTTGCCCATGTTCTGGAGGTAGCCGTAGTTGAGGTTTATGGCGAAGATGTGCCGGTCGGCCACATTGGCGAACTTGGCGAAGTCCCAGGTGGCGCGGAGGAAGGGCTTGTCGCCGCCGAACTGCCAGCCGCCGTACTCCAGACCGAAGGCCACGCGGGTGCCCTGGGTGGGCTTGAACTGGTGGTTCACGGTGCTGAAGGACAGGCTCTGGCTGAAGGTGGAGGTGAGCTGGTTGCTCAGGTCGCGGAAGTAGTAGTTCCGGCCGCCTTCGATGCGGATCAGGCGGAAGCTGTAGCCCGTGGAGTAGGTGGTGAACCAGGCCCAGGGGCTCTGGGGGAACCAGTTGCTGAGGCGGGCGCCCACGGACAGGCCGAGGCTGCGGGTGTACTGCTTGTAGGCGTTGGCCACGCCCACGCGGGAAGCGTCGTAGTCCGCCGACCCGTTCGAGACGGAGGTGGAGAACGAGTAGGGCAGGTCGAAGATGAAGGGCTCGGTGAAGCCGACGGAGACATTCTTGGAGAACTTGCCCCCGTTGTAGCTCACGGACAGCGTCTCGCCGCCGCCGCCCAGGTTCCGGGTGGAGAAGCTCACGCCGAGGGAGAAGCCGAACAGCGAGCCGTAGCCGCCCTGGAAGAGGAGCTCGTTGACGCCGGCCTCCTCGCCGCGGATCACGACATCGACCTGGGACTTCTCCGGCACCAGGTCCACCTTGGGCTCGGCGTTCTTCACATCGAAGTAGCTGAGCTGGCTGATGCTCAGGATCGAATCCTTGAAGCGGTCGGTCTGGAACAGGTCCCCCTCGCGCATGAGCATGCTGCGGCGGAGCACCTTGTCCTTGGTGGTGAGGTTGCCCTCGAACTCGATCTTCCGGACCGTGTAGGGCTCGCCCTCGTCCAGCTTCAGGGTGGTGTCCACCTTCTTGACGCCGTCCTCGTCGCGGATCTCGAGCTTCTTCTCCGCCCGGAACATGATGTAGGCCTGGTTGCTGTAGGCCTCCTTCAGCTTGTCGACGGTCTGGTTCACCGCGTCGAGGTCGAAGGGCACGGGCTTCTCGCCGGCCTTCGGGGTCTCGATGGAGGGCTTGATGTTGAAGAACTTCTTCAGGAAGGACTTGTTGTCCCGCTTCACCTCGGCGTACTTGCCGGTGTAGAAGGTGTCGCGGAAGAGCTTGCCGCCCTCGGCCTTGAAGGTTCCCTCGAAGTACTGCTGGCCCTCGAGGATGGGGACGGTGAGGGTGGCCCGGAGGTCGTACTTCGGGGACTTGGCCTCCTTGATCCGCTTTTCGTTCTTGATCTTCTGCTTCGGCGAAGTGTGGTCATCCACCTCGATGAGGGGCTTGCCCACGAAGACATCCTTGTAGCCCATCTTCCAATAGGCCTTCTTGAGGTTTTCCAGGTCCTCATCCAGGTTCTTGTCCACCAGCAGGTCGTGGGTGGTGAGCCAGCTGAACATCCAGTGCTTGCGGGTCTTCTTCATGACGCCGCGCAGCTGGGAGCTGGAGAACACCTTGTTGCCGCGGAACTCCACGCGGTAGATCTTCGCCTTGCCGCCTTCCTTGATGTCGAAGACCAGACGCGCCACGCCCGTGCCCATGGGCTCGAGCGTGATGTCCACGACGGGATTCCGGAACCCCTTCTCGCCCGCCTGCTCCACGATCAGGTTCTTGATCTTGCGGGCGGCCTCGGGGTCGTACACCGTATCGGGGTTGATGGTGAGCTTCTTCTCCTTCACCTTGTCCTTGATGTTGGTGATGCCCACCTCGGTGCCGCCGCGGTAGTCCACCTCCTTGATGAGGGGCCGCTCGCGGATGCGGATGACCAGCTTCTTGCCGCCCTTGTCGTCCTCCAGCTCCAGCTTCACATCGTCGAAGGAACCGCTGGCCCAGAGCTTTTCGAGCACGGCGCTGAAATCCAGGTTCCGGAGGTCATCGCCCACCTTCACGCCCGACTTGAAGATCACCGTCTCGGCGGTCTGCTTCTGCGAGCCGATCACCTCGATCTGCGTGATGGGTTCGATGTCCTGCGCCGCCAGCGAAAGGGAGAAGCCCGCCACCAGCAGCAGGGGCAGCACACCCCTGCGCCACCGGGGCCGGACCCGGTTCCGAACCATGTTCCGCTGCGTCATTCAGGCGCTCCGACCAGATGGGTTTCCTGGCCAGTGGCCACGTCTCCGGACTCAGACAGGGTGGGGACGAGCTTTCCGTCCACCAGATCGAAATTCACCGCACCCGAGGGCACCGTGTCCTGGCCCACCATCAGCTCGGCGAGGGGATCCTCCACCTGCTTCTGGATGGCGCGCCGCAACGGCCGCGCGCCGTAGGCCCGGTCGCGCAAGGTGGTCTTCACCAGCCAGTCGCAGGCCGCGTCCGTCAGCGCGACGGAGAGCTTGTGCTTCTGGAGGGTGAGGTTGAGATCCTCCACCAGCAGGCGGACGATCTTGCGCAGCTCGTCGTCGCCCAGGCGGTTGAACACCACGATCTCGTCGATGCGGTTCAGGAACTCGGGAGGGAAGGTCCGCTTGAGCACCTTCATGGCGTCGCCGCTCTTGGCGTCGGGACGGCCGTCCTGCTCGACGAAGCCGAGGTTCTTCTCCGACAGCAGCTCCCGGCTGCCCACATTGGACGTCATGATGATGATGGTGTTCTTGAAGTCCACCAGGTTCCCGAAGGCGTCCGAAGCCTGACCGTCGTCAAAGATCGACAGCAGGATGTTGATCAGGTCGGGGTGGGCCTTCTCGATCTCGTCGAAGAGCAGGACGCAGTACGGGTTCCGCCGGATGCGGTCCGTCAGCATGCCGCCTTCCTCGTAGCCCACATACCCCGGAGGGGCCCCGAGCAGCTTGGAGACTTCGTGCTTCTCCATGTACTCGGACATGTCGAAGCGGATCATCTTCTTGGCATCCCCGAAGAGGAAGGCCGCCAGCGTCTTCGCCAGTTCGGTCTTGCCCACGCCGGTGGGGCCCAGGAACAGGAAGGAGCCCATGGGCCGGTTCGGGTTCTTGAGGCCGGTCCGGGCGCGGCGCACGGCGCGCACCACGGCGCTCACCGCCTCGGGCTGGCCAATGACCCGCTCGTTGATCCGGGGTTCCATGTTCACGAGGTTGGCCTTCTCGTCGCCCTTGAGGGCCTTCACGGGAATGCCGGTCCAGCTGGCCACCACATCCTCGATGTCCTGCTCGGTCACTTCGGGGAACCGCGCGTAGTCCTCGTCGGTGAGCTCGGAGCGGCTCTTCTGGATCTCCTCGCGCAGCTGAAGTTCCTTCTGGCGCAGCAGGACGGCCTTCTCGAAATCGCGGCTCAGCACGGCCTCGTTCATCTCGTTGATGACCCGGTGCAGCTCGTCCTCGTGGGTCTGCCCCTCGGGCGTGGCGCCGCCGGGGCCCACCCGCAGCTTCACGCGGGCGCCGGCCTCGTCCAGCAGGTCGATGGCCTTGTCGGGCAGGAAGCGGTCTGTGATGTAGCGGTTGGACAGATAGACCGAGGCCTCCATGGTCTTCGGCGTGTAGCGGACCCGGTGGAACAGTTCATAGCGGTCCCGGATGCCTTCGATGATCCGCAGGCTCTCGATCTCGTCCGGCGGATTCACGGTCACCGGCTGGAAGCGCCGCACCAGGCTGCGGTCCTTGTCGATGTACTTGGCGTATTCCTTATGTGTGGTGGCGCCGATGCACTGGATCTCGCCCCGGCTGAGGGCGGGCTTCAGGATGTTCGCGGCATCCAGGCTGCCCTCGGCGGCGCCGGTGCCAATGAGGCTGTGGATCTCGTCGATGAACAGGACCACGCTGGGATCCTTGCTGGCCTCGGCGATGATGGACTTCAGGCGCTCCTCGAACTGGCCGCGGTACTTGGTGCCCGCCACCACCAGGCTGAGGTCCAGCGCGTAGATGCGCTTGTCCGCCAGGCTCGGCGGCACCACACCCTCGTGGATCTTCTGGGCCAGGCCCTCCACGATGGCGGTCTTGCCCACGCCGGCCTCGCCCAGCAGGATGGGGTTGTTCTTCCGGCGGCGGCTGAGGATCTGGACGATGCGCTCGACCTCCTGCTCGCGGCCGATGAGGTTGTCGAAGATGCCGCGCTCGGCCATCTCCGAGAGGTTGCGGGCGAACTCGGAGAGGAGGGGATGCTCCTTCTTCTTCTTCGCGATCTTCTCTTCCTTGCTGCTCTCCAGCAGGATCTCCTTGGCGGCGATCAGGTCGGCGCCGGCCTCCTTCAGCAGGCGCCCCGCCAGGCAGCCCTCCTCCTTCAGCATGCCCAGCAGCAGGTGCTCGGCCCCCACATGCTTGTGGTTGAGCTTGGCGCTCTCGGCCGTGGCGTGCTGGAGGATGCGCTTGACCTCCTCCTCCATGGGGATGTCGATGCTGGTGCTGCTGGGGGTGATCTTCTTGTCCCGGGGGGTCAGGGCCGTCACCAGGCGCTCCCGGAGGGCGCTCACCTGGACGCCCATGCGCTCGAGCAGCTGGGTGCTGGTCTTTTCCGACTCCCGGAGAAGCCCCAGCAGGAGGTGGCCGCTCTGGATGCTTTCCGCACCGAACTGGCTCGCCTCATAGCGGGCGAAAAACATCACACGGCGGGCTTTTTCGGTGAATTTTTCGAACACGGGACACCCTTCCGGGTCAGCTGTAGATCACCCTCACGGGTCTTGGATGGCCCCGAAGCCGGGATGGTTCCGGGGCGGCCTACCAGGGTAGCGCCTTCCACCCCCCTTGTCCCGATCCGCCTGGGGCCGTACCGCGCCTCCGTTCGGGACAGAACCGGGCCGGACCGCTAGACTGGAGGGTCGGGGAGGGCGACATGAGCCTGGTTAGGACCAATCTGGCGATCCTGGGCCTGCAGTGGGGCGATGAGGGCAAAGGCAAGGTCGTCGATCTCCTCAGCCCCAAGTTCCGCCAGGTCGTGCGCTTCCAGGGCGGGAACAACGCCGGCCACACCGTCGTGGTCGATGGCCAGAGCATCGCCCTGCACCAGGTGCCCAGCGGCGCCCTCCATCCCGGCTGCTTCCTGGTGGTGGGCAATGGCGTGGTGCTCAACCTCGAGGTCTTCCAGCAGGAGCTGGACCGCCTCCAGGCCCGCGGCTTCGACCTGACCGGCCGCCTGATGCTCTCCGACAAGGCCCACATCATCCTGCCCCACCACATCGCCCTCGACCTCTGGCGCGAAGGCGGCGCCAACAAGATCGGCACCACCGGTCGGGGCATCGGGCCCGCCTACGAGGCGAAGGCCGGCCGCATGGGCGTGCGGCTGGGCGACCTGCACCACCCCGAGACCCTGGCCGACCGCATCCGGCCCGGCTACGAGGAAGTCCGCCTGCGCCTCGGCGCTGGCGCCGAGCTGCCCTCCCTGGAGCGCGTCGTCGAGTCCCTGCTGCGGATCGCCGAGCCCTTCCTGCCCTTCATCGGCGATACCCAGAACCACCTGGTCGCGGCCTGGGAGCGGGGCGACCGCATCCTCTTCGAGGGCGCCCAGGCGACCTTGCTCGACATCGACCACGGCACCTACCCCTTCGTCACCTCCAGCAACTGCAGCCTGGGCGGCCTCTTCACCGGCACCGGCCTGCCCCCCAAGGCCCTCGACAAGATCCTCGGCATCGCCAAGGCCTACACCACCCGCGTCGGCTCCGGCCCGTTCCCCGCCGAGATGCACGATGCCACCGGCGAGCACCTCCGCCAGGCGGGCCGCGAGTTCGGCACCACCACCGGCCGGCCCCGCCGCTGCGGCTGGTTCGACGCGCCCATCACCGCCCATGCCTGCCGCACCAACGGCGTGGATGGCCTGGCCATCATGAAGCTCGATGTCCTGGACGGCCTGGACGAAGTGGGCCTCATCGTGGGCTACCGCACCGGCGAGGGGACCGTCACCACCAAGCTCCCCAGCTGCGCCGCCGACTGGAAGGGCCTGAAGCCCGAGGTGAAGTATTTCAAAGGCTGGGCCAGCACCCGGGGCATCACCAGCCACGGAAAGCTTCCCGCCGAGGCCCACGCCTACCTCGAAGCCCTGGTCGAGAGCGTCGAAGTGCCCATCGCCTACCTCAGCACCGGCCCCGACCGCGCCGAGGGATGCATCTACCCCGGAACCTTCCTCGAACCGCTGCTGGCTTGACCCCGGCGCCCTTCGCAGGCACACTGGTCGTCCTGCCCATTCAGGCACCGCACGCTTGCGTGCACCGCGCGCTCGAGGGTTCGCGGACCTGAAACCACCGGCAAGGGCCCTTAGCTCAGCGGTAGAGCAGCGGCCTTTTAAGCCGTTGGCCGCGGGTTCAAATCCCGCAGGGCCCACCAAGTTCCACCCCAGGGGGCTATCGTCTAGGGGTCAGGACACCGCCCTTTCACGGCGGTAACACGGGTTCAAATCCCGTTAGCCCTACCAACAAACACCCTAGAGAAATCTAGGGTGTTCTTGTTTTTTATCGACCTTTACCCTCTATAAAATCCCCTCATCCGGCACAGATCCGGCACAGGAATCCCCGGCATTTCGATCCTCGACCTGGTGGTCTTCGCCTGACCCGAGAACCCGGGGGAACCTGTCCGCCCCTTCCAAGACAACCCGAAAGAGCGGAAGCAGCACTTGACGGGTCGGAGGGGAATAGCGGATCAGCCGACGGTCTCGGAGGCTCAAGCCTCCGCCCTCCAGGTCCCGGGGATGGTTCTGCATTAAGACCTTGCATGTGGTCCACCCACACCCGCCCTGGCCGGGTGCGCTAACCCAGGTGCTGGTTCTGGGGGAGGTCGCCCGGACTGCAAACCGGCGTGCGATGCAGAAGCGTAGGCCCGTCCGCTTCGCGCCCCGATCTAGGGCCTCCTCGTCGTCTAGGCCCAGCGTCAGCAGTGGCTTGTGGGCCTGGACTCAAGCCCTGACCACATCACCTTCCGTGCACCACGGCCGGCAGGCCGCGGATAACCCAGCCCGCGTGGCTTACCGCGAAGCAGTCCCTCCCGTTCGAGCTCCTCGACTAGATGGGCATTGGGAGGAGGAGGACAGAACCTGGTTGCAGGGATTTGCTCAAGCCCTGCCCTCCGGGGAGTCTCACAATCCGAGCCCTACAGGATTGCAAGATCAGGTGGGAGCACTTCACAGGGGGCAGTAGGCCTAATCCGGCAGACCACAAACTGATAACAGCTAATTTGCCTCCCTGCATCTGTGGTGTGAAGTGGAGGTATCCTCGTCCTACCTTCCCGCCTAGGCTTGAACCAGTTCGCCTATTACTCCGAGGGCGAATTTTGTTTGGCCCCTTACGACTCCTCTCCAGCCCGATTAGGCAAACTGAAGCCCCCGCTGTTTGGTTCGTCCAATTCAAAGTTAGGCCAAATTCCCTTCGAGGAGAACCAATGCAGATATCACCTACTGCCCTCCCAGCAATTGCCACAATTGCAGCAGCGTTGGTGGCCGGAGGTGTTTCATTCATTAGCATGATGGTCGCTAAAGATCAGAAGACATCGGAATATCGCCAAAATTGGAT harbors:
- a CDS encoding Ig-like domain-containing protein produces the protein MNQAILGASLLMILACNGGGDSKAPSIVTGGGSMPSTTAPVFDPANAKIPLPNILATATATDPLVGRAANTPLTPPEALAYVNLKEVGMTNAVAGLNAPIYLQFNAAVDATTVTPANIKVFQLTTDAAGTENAALGFTDISATFTYQYAAGGTDLFLFPNFPLLPGTRYLYVVTNRVKDAAGLPISASPYFEALKSTTTLAGSFAALEAVRANVLNGGNILLSGYAKVMNDLITATATTTVANRSDIAVMGRFITTAAGSIVPNPAAPTTRIPVETALRSFAAGSTLGGLAGKTWTNTVSVTATFDRGGVNPSPDAYWTAVMGTATAAPATVGTVILGTINSADLSMDPVVVAANPTAAGGNLTGITGAYNPAAGVVQPFRTSGALTSYYHVPRAIPFVYIAPAAGSNWPLVIYQHGITSQKETAIALAQTLTTVGRAIVAIDLPLHGALAIPAHQIAGGDSATVKGQKQQAWGQDFMAIGAPLATRSNIQQAAFNLNRLELTVAVGGFAALSAPPSNTGMRFVGHSLGSIVGTYYLAGNTTLATTGAPYTQTTLNNDMKGYLSVPGGRLAYLIQNSPSFGPAVDAGLAAVGIVKNTPTYHQFFQVTQSVVDPADPATMTTPLAAGLPSRLSNRVAIQESVGDVVIGNPYTRYLGNALGGREVLGAAGAAVAPGFKQLAYSAGGTPAHAAGVPAQFMFTLTAGAPAPKVANAAVAITATTPTEGYFQFDQAGIGHSSLLDPTASLVNTGLLQKQMRYFLGAMGTTLVVDPTQGGATLPLAPLAFPEVQAPEKYTIFGH
- a CDS encoding 1-acyl-sn-glycerol-3-phosphate acyltransferase, with translation MGASRTARFLARIWFRALRCEGPPLPPGPCLILLNHPNGLLDPLAAAASLDRRAGWLAKATLWKLAPLRPFLAAFRAIPVTRPRDGDATPESIQQCFRKVHEVLARGGSVVLFPEGVSHTGADLAPLKTGAARIALSSPTPPFLVPAGLVYGDRAAFRHGALLRVGEPVSWGDLAGRGTDPDAVVELTARIRAALRPLTLQDPEVRVLALAQEVAWLLAEAPGSRVDLEALRRRVRALVPRLAALVPAALAGLEARVHDTQGWLRAQGLRPDQVGHPYPWAEIRGWLPGAAWRLGLTVLLLPAGLAFWPSYRLVDWIAARFTEEGDQVATLKLLGGLLLHPLWAAVLAGLAGWCWGGWAALVAPGALLALLLALPLLERSAEDLQAIHGFLRRRDPAVPELLEARNRLLEAFPELEGE
- a CDS encoding spinster family MFS transporter; the protein is MTAARRLLLLLTGINLVNYLDRYVVAAILEPLGRELHLSDAQLGRLTFVFIAVYMCSAPLFGYLADRFHRPRLVAGGVALWSLATVGAAFVHSYPALLVTRSLVGVGEAAYASLGPAMLADGFPESDRAKAFTWFYLAIPLGSAFGYGLGGLVAGAWGWRASFLVAGLPGLVLALWMALQADPVRGAMDGTREDDANAPYLHRLKHVFLNRIWLACTASYVAYTFAMGGLSTWGPTLLQRRFAVSTAKAGLVFGGLAVVTGILGTFLGGWFTDRWQKRWPDAGAGISGVTLLAAAPVVAWALGTRHLGAAYALFFVGMFLLFVNTSPVNALTVSSLPASIRATGVAVNVLLIHLLGDAISPEWVGRRADALHAMGSSGGDALARALLVVVPAIVLSGLALGWARHRPSRA
- a CDS encoding OmpH family outer membrane protein, coding for MRLLAPSVAALCLSAALSVPAAAQEAPRFAFFSINQLVRSSKKAGAIFSELEITGKNLQEKLQAKGQELQTLQQQLNSPSLDPDKKEALAKRYRDLEFEAKKMQEDSQAEYQRVEKKVSESIAKLAGPIVEQLAKEQKIQMVFSDQSVQILSWADEAWMKGFTAEVSKRLDASEGTPAAAPKPAAAKPAAPKPAAPKK
- the bamA gene encoding outer membrane protein assembly factor BamA, with amino-acid sequence MTQRNMVRNRVRPRWRRGVLPLLLVAGFSLSLAAQDIEPITQIEVIGSQKQTAETVIFKSGVKVGDDLRNLDFSAVLEKLWASGSFDDVKLELEDDKGGKKLVIRIRERPLIKEVDYRGGTEVGITNIKDKVKEKKLTINPDTVYDPEAARKIKNLIVEQAGEKGFRNPVVDITLEPMGTGVARLVFDIKEGGKAKIYRVEFRGNKVFSSSQLRGVMKKTRKHWMFSWLTTHDLLVDKNLDEDLENLKKAYWKMGYKDVFVGKPLIEVDDHTSPKQKIKNEKRIKEAKSPKYDLRATLTVPILEGQQYFEGTFKAEGGKLFRDTFYTGKYAEVKRDNKSFLKKFFNIKPSIETPKAGEKPVPFDLDAVNQTVDKLKEAYSNQAYIMFRAEKKLEIRDEDGVKKVDTTLKLDEGEPYTVRKIEFEGNLTTKDKVLRRSMLMREGDLFQTDRFKDSILSISQLSYFDVKNAEPKVDLVPEKSQVDVVIRGEEAGVNELLFQGGYGSLFGFSLGVSFSTRNLGGGGETLSVSYNGGKFSKNVSVGFTEPFIFDLPYSFSTSVSNGSADYDASRVGVANAYKQYTRSLGLSVGARLSNWFPQSPWAWFTTYSTGYSFRLIRIEGGRNYYFRDLSNQLTSTFSQSLSFSTVNHQFKPTQGTRVAFGLEYGGWQFGGDKPFLRATWDFAKFANVADRHIFAINLNYGYLQNMGKEELPLYDLYRPGGENSIRGYRFGQVGSVLLDNTGTPVVVGGNKQFIANLEYQFKIADQFRLVFFYDAGNAWGSGTKVFSKDSVSYTPYGTSTVITYTNPTLVRSAGLEFRFFLPISPAPLRLIWARKLNPYPFDTEGRTDFQFSIGTTF